Within Gemmatimonadota bacterium, the genomic segment TGAACGGAGCGGCGTCCGGCCGGTCCTCCAGGGCCCAGAAGGCGAAGGGTTCGGTCAGCGCCAGAAGGCCATCGCCGTGGGGATTGGGAAAACCCGGCGGCGGTTCGATGGTAATCCGGTCCACGAGCGTATGCAGCCAGGTCACCTGACCTTCCATCCACTCCAGGAAGCCGTCCCCGAGACGCCGTTTCCGGGCCAGTATCCGCATCAGCCGGCGCAACGCCCCCGCGTTCCCATCAATCAGTTCGCAGGGAATGACCGTCACGGGCGCGCCGCCGTTTTCATATCTATCCAGGAGCACCCCGAGCAGCTTTCCGGGAAAAGAATCGGGAGGCGAACCGTCCAGGCGTTCCGATTCCTGCACGTCGTATCCGATTTCCGAGGTATTGGAAAGAATGTATTCCGTGGAGGGATCGCGCCCCACCGCCAGTACGGCTTCCCAGTCTTCCCCGGCGCTCAGGGCCCTCGAGACGCTCTCCACCTGGATGGATTCATCGATCCGTCTGCCGTCCCGGATGCCCCGTACCCGAACTCGGTAGCGCCCGCCCTGTTCATTGAACATCTGTGCCCGACCGACGCCTGTGGACTGCACGACGACGACCCGGCCTATATTCTGCCCGGCTTGCCTGGCCTCGTGGATGAAGAGGTCGGCGAAGGCGCGGAGGAACCGGCCGCTGCCAAACTGGAGCACCGATTCAGCCGGCGTCGGCATCCGACTCCCTTCCCTTGGCCTCGTCCCACAGGGCGTCCAGTTCCTCGAAGGTGGCCCGTTCCAGGCTTTCTCCCCTGAGTTCGAGGGCGGCCTCGATGTACCGGAAACGCCGGATGAACTTGTCGTTGCTCCTTCTCAGGGCGTCTTCCGGCGGCACGTTAAGGTGGCGGGACAGGTTCACGAGGGAGAACAGCAGGTCGCCCATCTCCTCCTCGATCTTCGCCCTGTCCCCGTTCTCCAGGGCCCTGCGCACCTCGACGATTTCCTCGCCGACCTTCTCGATCACCGCTGAAACGTCGTCCCAGTCGAAGTTGACCCGGGCGACCTTCTCCTGGATGCGGTAGGCGCGGAGCAGCGCCGGCATGCCCGCCGGAAGGCCGTCCAGCACCGACCCGGGGCCTTCCTCCCCCTTCTCCTCCCGCTTGATCTTCTCCCAGTTGGTCAGCACCTCGTCGGCCGTGTCCGCCCGGGTGTCCCCGAATACGTGGGGATGGCGCCGCACGAGCTTTTCGTTTATGGCGCGGGCCACGTCATGGATGTCGAACCGCTGCTCCTCGGTGGCGATCTGCGCGTGGAAGACGACCTGTAGGAGCAGATCGCCCAGTTCATCCCGGAAGTCGCCGTCCCCGCCGTTGTCCAGCGCGTCCAGCACCTCGTAGGCCTCCTCGATCAGGTACGGCCGAAGGGTCTGGTGCGTCTGTTCC encodes:
- a CDS encoding altronate dehydrogenase, giving the protein MPTPAESVLQFGSGRFLRAFADLFIHEARQAGQNIGRVVVVQSTGVGRAQMFNEQGGRYRVRVRGIRDGRRIDESIQVESVSRALSAGEDWEAVLAVGRDPSTEYILSNTSEIGYDVQESERLDGSPPDSFPGKLLGVLLDRYENGGAPVTVIPCELIDGNAGALRRLMRILARKRRLGDGFLEWMEGQVTWLHTLVDRITIEPPPGFPNPHGDGLLALTEPFAFWALEDRPDAAPFIEHPAVVRTKDVRPYALRKVRVLNGAHTALVCRAMPLGIRTVREAVDHAETGPWLRDLMLEEIVPALPDAVEDARSFAAACIERFRNPFLDHRLESIAVEHETKVRLRLVPTFEAYVEKFQRKPPLLSVLLD
- the mazG gene encoding nucleoside triphosphate pyrophosphohydrolase, which translates into the protein MTPFEKLVEIMAKLRSEGGCPWDREQTHQTLRPYLIEEAYEVLDALDNGGDGDFRDELGDLLLQVVFHAQIATEEQRFDIHDVARAINEKLVRRHPHVFGDTRADTADEVLTNWEKIKREEKGEEGPGSVLDGLPAGMPALLRAYRIQEKVARVNFDWDDVSAVIEKVGEEIVEVRRALENGDRAKIEEEMGDLLFSLVNLSRHLNVPPEDALRRSNDKFIRRFRYIEAALELRGESLERATFEELDALWDEAKGRESDADAG